The following proteins come from a genomic window of Ochotona princeps isolate mOchPri1 chromosome 14, mOchPri1.hap1, whole genome shotgun sequence:
- the SIT1 gene encoding signaling threshold-regulating transmembrane adapter 1, with product MSKGGYNCTELLAPGIPCLSQAWGLWALFGTVLLLFLISLATLLFHWTSGRINSSRRGQAVSGASVEEVPLYGNLHYLQTGRLSQESRPEQQDPPTGGPARAADEPTCYSSLQLRPPQGRTPSPGTPIKYSEVVLDSESKPPDPEPELYASVCAQTRRARASFPNEAYANSQPAAS from the exons ATGAGCAAAGGAGGTTACAACTGCACAGAGCTGCTAGCGCCGG GAATCCCCTGCTTAAGCCAGGCCTGGGGCCTCTGGGCCCTCTTTGGGACTGTCCTGCTGCTGTTTCTCATCTCACTGGCTACACTCCTGTTCCACTGGACCAGTGGCAGGATCAACAGCAGCCGTCGGGGGCAGGCAGT CTCAGGGGCGTCGGTGGAGGAGGTTCCCTTGTATGGGAACCTGCACTACCTACAGACAG GACGGCTGTCTCAAGAATCAAGGCCAGAACAGCAGGATCCACCCACTGGAGGGCCTGCCAGG GCTGCAGATGAGCCCACCTGCTATAGCAGCCTGCAGCTGCGGCCTCCGCAGGGCCGAACCCCCAGCCCTGGGACCCCCATCAAGTACTCGGAGGTGGTGCTGGACTCGGAGTCAAAGCCTCCGGACCCTGAGCCGGAGCTCTATGCCTCGGTGTGTGCACAGACCCGCAGGGCCAGGGCTTCGTTCCCCAATGAAGCCTATGCCAACAGCCAACCTGCAGCCAGCTGA